The Lineus longissimus chromosome 6, tnLinLong1.2, whole genome shotgun sequence sequence TCTGCTTTCTTTGACGAGTTCTGCAGCCTACTCGACAACATATCTATCACCGCAACGAAGGATAAGTTATATCTCTTAGGAGACTTTAACTTTCATCTCGATAATCCCAATCACCCTGACTCTAAGAGGCTACTTGAGATACTCGAACAGCGAAGTCTTCTTCAACACGTTAACAGTCCTACCAACGACAAAGGCCATGTGTTAGATCTCCTCATTTCGCGTATTGGGGACTCCTCTATTGCCGACATTGAAGTCACAGATCCTAGCATATCTGATCATTGTGCAGTTTCCTTTGTCCTACGTATGGTAAAGCCATCGGAACTGCAGAAGACTATTTGTTACCGTACGATTAAGGCGATCGATGCTGATTCTTTTGCCTCTGACCTTACGAGGAGAGTGAAGGCTCTTGACCTCGCAAGTGATCTTGAGACTCTAACTGTGTGTTATGACAAGGTTCTCCGAAACACACTTGACCAACATGCTCCTGCGAAGTCCAAACGCGTTACAGTCCGTCCCAATGCACCTTGGTTCAGTGACGAGATTGTACAGGAAAGAAAGACTGAACGTAAACTTGAACGGAAATTTCGGCGCTCAAAACTTACAATTGATCGCCAGATTTGGAAACATCAAGCCAGACTTGTGGATTCAATGATTGAGACAGCCAAGGAGGACCATTTTGCTGTGCAGGCTGAGGAATCATCAACTGTTGACACTTTCAGAACAGTGAACTCTTTACTCTATGGCAAGAAGAACACTGTTTTGCCGAGTCATGAGTGCGCCAATGAACTTGCAGAAAGGTTCAGTGCATATTTTGCAAATAAGGTTCAACTGATTAGGGAGTCTTTCCCTGACCAGGACGGTGATGAGCAAGTGCATGAACAGTATCTGTGCTCCTCCAAGCTTGATGAGTTTAAGCCTGTTACTTCCACTGAGTTTGTTAAACTCCTCGGTCAAATGAGAGCTACTAGCTGTTCACTTGACCCCATTCCAACACCTTTGCTGAAAAAGTGTACACCGGGTATAGTTGAGCTTATGATTGCAATCATCAACTCCTCTCTCAGTTGTGGTGTTGTCCCTGATAGTTTCAAGAGGGCTATTCTTAATCCACTTATTAAGAAACCATCATTGGATGCCGATGTACTTAAAAACTATCGCCCGGTGTCCAATCTATGCTTTCTCTCAAAGGTGCTTGAGAGGGTAGTTGCCAATCAATTATCAGTACACTTGGATAGCAACGATCTGCGTGAACCTTTTCAATGAGCCTATCGTCCTATGCACAGCGTTGAAACTGGGCTTACTCGTGTCCATAATGATGTCATTCGTGCGCTCGATGAAAAGA is a genomic window containing:
- the LOC135489943 gene encoding uncharacterized protein LOC135489943, which gives rise to MSDHQSFSFVLIYRPEKGPQADSNRSAFFDEFCSLLDNISITATKDKLYLLGDFNFHLDNPNHPDSKRLLEILEQRSLLQHVNSPTNDKGHVLDLLISRIGDSSIADIEVTDPSISDHCAVSFVLRMVKPSELQKTICYRTIKAIDADSFASDLTRRVKALDLASDLETLTVCYDKVLRNTLDQHAPAKSKRVTVRPNAPWFSDEIVQERKTERKLERKFRRSKLTIDRQIWKHQARLVDSMIETAKEDHFAVQAEESSTVDTFRTVNSLLYGKKNTVLPSHECANELAERFSAYFANKVQLIRESFPDQDGDEQVHEQYLCSSKLDEFKPVTSTEFVKLLGQMRATSCSLDPIPTPLLKKCTPGIVELMIAIINSSLSCGVVPDSFKRAILNPLIKKPSLDADVLKNYRPVSNLCFLSKVLERVVANQLSVHLDSNDLREPFQ